Part of the Sorghum bicolor cultivar BTx623 chromosome 1, Sorghum_bicolor_NCBIv3, whole genome shotgun sequence genome, CTTATCTTATCTGTATCTGTTACATACTACTCCGCATAGCAGTAGGTGCCTCAGATTTGCTGTTATGTGATGTCAGCGTCGTCACTGACCAACTTGCTATATGTGTTCTGAATGCGTTGCCATGTATATCTATCTGCTGATTTTCGAATTCTGGATTTAATTCCTCACAACAGGTACCGGGAAGACGACGCTGTCGACGGATCACAATAGGCTGCTGATCGGCGACGATGAGCACTGCTGGAGCAACAATGGCGTGTCCAACATTGAGGGCGGCTGCTATGCCAAGTGCATAGACCTCTCCCAGGAGAAAGAACCTGATATTTGGAATGCCATCAAGTTTGGAACTGGTACTTGTCTCAACTTTCGGTTTCTTCATCAAACGAGTGGCATTTCAAACCTAAGCATGCTCTGTCCTTGCACTGGCTGAAGCTGAATTGGTAACTGAATGCTTCTGTTGCAGTGCTGGAGAACGTTGTCTTCGATGAGCATACTCGTGAAGTTGACTACACCGACAAATCTGTCACCGGTAAATGCCATGTCCCTACTACACGGACTCAATTGCTTTTCAATCACAAgcatcacaaaaaaaaaaaaatgtgtgTGTTCTCATCATCTCATGGCGCTGCTGGTCTTGCATTGCAGAGAACACTCGGGCTGCTTACCCGATCGAGTACATCCCCAACGCCAAGATACCATGCGTCGGTCCGCACCCCAAGAACGTGATCCTCCTGGCGTGCGACGCCTTCGGCGTGCTCCCGCCGGTGAGCAAGCTGAACCTGGCGCAGACCATGTACCACTTCATCAGTGGCTACACTGCCCTGGTCGCCGGCACGGAGGACGGCATCAAGGAGCCACAGGCCACCTTCTCCGCCTGCTTTGGCGCGGCCTTCATCATGCTCCACCCGACCAAGTACGCCGCCATGCTCGCCGAGAAGATGCAGAAGTACGGCGCCACCGGGTGGCTTGTCAACACCGGCTGGTCTGGTGGCAGGTACGTGCGACGTCGTCATGGTCTGCTTCCGTCCTGCAGTTGCAAAGCTTGTGTTCGTTCGTTGTGTAAATTAACCAACCATACGTTCGTTGTGGATGGGTCGCTTGTCAGGTACGGCGTGGGCAAGAGGATCAGGCTTCCCTACACCAGGAAGATCATCGACGCcatccactccggcgagctcctcacTGCCAACTACCAGAAGACCGAGGTCTTTGGCCTTGAGATCCCCACTGAGATCAAGGGCGTGCCGTCGGAAATCCTTGACCCAATCAACACCGTATGCTCCTCTGACACTAAtcatctagcttcatcagtcaTCTTGAACTATATATATACAACCTATTGAGAACAGACTACAGAGCACTGACAGATTTCGAACTTGACAAATGCTGTGTGCAGTGGACGGACAAGGCCGCGTACAAGGAGACGCTCCTGAGGCTTGCCGGGCTCTTCAAGAAGAACTTCGAGGTGTTCGCCAGCTACAAGATCGGGGACGACAGCAGCCTGACTGACGAGATCCTCGCCGCAGGCCCCAACTTCTGAACTACAGCAGTGGATCCGGATGAATAAAACGGTGGTGTGCGTGCGTGTGTGCGTGTGATgtgtgaagatgatgatgatgacgaaaAAAGTGTTGGATCGATGAGCCAGCATAGTATAGACTAGTTCGGTATATTGTCATGGGTGCGTCTGGTGTTGTTACCTTGGTTTGTTCCATCAGCTTGTTCAGAACAGTTTGCGCGTGCTTGCATCTTGCCCCTGTATGTCTCTGGTTTCAGAATTTGAATATACGAAACAGCAAGATCGGGTTCATGTTCTGGTCAGTGGTTCTCCAATTTGCTCGCAGTATCGCACCAACATATAGCAGTTGATTCTGCCTGAAACTGCCATATTTTGTGGCCATCGCCAAGGAAGCTCCAGATTTGACCCAAGCTCAATAGCTCATGCTTCTTGTTGAACACAACTTGGAAGTGCGGGGCTATTAGGCATGCAGACGCTTTCCCAAATGCATCGTTCTACATTGACAAGTTGAGACATGACGTTGTGTAAATCCATTGAAGATCAGTTGAATCATGAAGCAATTGAAAATTTGCCAAGAAATGGCAGCCAGATTTGGACTAAACAACAAGAACCGTACACCAGTACAATTTTGGTACGATAAACCTTTGACAATATGATGCTATATTAGCTTTCCTTTTCAATGTGATGGCATGGCACGAGCATACCTGGGCGGCTGTTGGTCTGAAGAGCTCAAGGTCAGCGATAATGTCAGTTTAACAGGTGACTCTGCAGCCTGCGGGGTTTTGACTTTGACAACTGCAAACCTTTTTGTTTTCATATCGGCAGCCTTCAAGATAGTAGATATGTAGTGTACGACAGCACAACTATTTTTGTTGATGAGAGGATTGAAAGCGACCTGTCTGAATACTGAACCCCAATATGATAAGCACTAGTAGTTTTATTTTTACACGGGTGCCCCGGGTTATATACATCAAGtttagctcagctggattttaAACACTCAACTGGATTTTAACTCTAAACTCGGCCGGTGGGGGAAAGACCGCCCCACGGTATTGTACTTAAGAGAGAATCTCAGTACCCCGACCGAGAAAACCCCCGAACCCTCACCCCATCCGTACACAGGGAGACGTTACCCCGGGGTGTGGGCCGATCTCTTTACCTGTGCTTTGTGGTCTGGGGCGAGCGAGGGGATTTTTTTAACCACAACCTGAAATTCGCTCCCACGGGGATTCGAACTCAGGACCTGTGAAGTGCCGCTCGGGTGTCTTAGCCACTAGACCAAGCACCCTTTGGCAACTGGATTTTAACTTATCGCCTTTCTTTTACTCAGAAGACATGTACATAGCATGGTTCGTCCTTTCTACCAATTCTCCACTGGAGGTATTTACTTGAGTTAATCTAGTTACAATATAAACTCAACAAAAATAAGTGACTAGAATCCTAATTGAATCTTACAAAAATGTCTCAAATCATAGAATAAATCTGCCGCCTTGAAGGGAAGCTTTGATCTTTAGAGCAACTTCAATAGTTCACTTCGTATCTGTTAGCAAACAATATCATAGTTTTCATCTTCACACCACACAGGTCAGTTGTCAGCTTCAGTTTCCGACTCTGATGGCTCGCTTTGGAGCTTCATTTCGTCAGAGCTCTGCTGATTAAAATTGCGATCGATGTCCACCATCAAGGGCTCACTGGGGTCATGCTCCTCATCTTCACTAGAAGATGACATAGCGATAGACGGAGGAACTGGAGATGTCAGGTTGCTTGAAGGCACTTTTGCTATTATGGCCCCTCCGGATCTGATCTTGGATTCAATGGCATTAATAAGCGAAGCTGCCTCCTCAAGAGGAACAACACGAGCACCACAAGCAAGAGCAGTAGCATGAACCAGAGATTTGGGACCTGTTCCATGGTTGTTCAGTTCAGACAGAACACCTCCAAATGGACTTAAAGCACAAATACCCTTTTGTGGTTGTCTTATGGGTTCTGCAGGACAGTATGAAATTGGAACTGCTTGAATAGGTGCAGCCAGCAATCTGTATGGCACCTCTGTGGTCCAGGAAAATGAACAGGTATCAGAATAGTGTCTATCAAGGTGCTAAAATTTTCCACTGACCATCTTGCATTAACCTTAATCCTATGCTTGCTAACCAAATAAAACTGCTGTGATCTGAATTGAACAAAAAATAAATTGTGGCCCAGATGGTCAATGCCTCAATGGTTCAAAAAAATGTACACAATGGGAATGTCAACACAAATCTGAAATAATGGGCTACTATCAAGCACCACTGCGTGCATAGGTCTATATTGGACAAAAAAATTGGAAATTTCAGTCGCTCAAGGGGACAGATCATATATCGTTTGGTCACAAAAGATGCTGAATGTAACCACTGGTATAAATAACGAACCATTCCATGGTAATATGTTCATTTTCGTTTGCAACAGCAGACCAACAGATAAGCCGTTTAGAAGATTTGAAACTTAGACAGCAATGCACAAGGAATTGAGTTATTGACATGACGCTATCAGgaagtttgagttttttttcttgaaaCAAGAAGTTTGAGTTAATTAGAGCTACCTGCAGAAGATCCAGGTAAGTTCTGCGTTACAGGCATGCACAGTGCAAGAGGTATTGCAGGAATAGCAACCATGGAATCTTCGGAACTTCCATGGATAACTTGCTCCTTTCCATGGATGAGTTTATTAGAACAAGTGTTCTGCGGTCACAGCAACAAATAAACATCTTCTGGTTCAAAATGAAATACTAAAAACTGCTGCATCCATGGAAAGGAGATAGGTAAGCATGTAACAAATTACCTGAGATTTTTGTGAAGAGGTCTTTGTGGTCTCAAAATGCATAACAGAACTTTCTGATGTATGTGTACCTTGTCTCCCTGTTGATGGAACAAGCAACAGTCATAAAGAAAACAATAGCTGTGGAAAGGTGTTGGATTATTTGATCATTACCATAGCAGATTTACCATTTTTGGGAAAACCTCTTGATAGAGGAACGACAGTGTCAACACCATCATATAATCCTGAATCAGTCAAAATTTTGGTTGGTATCAGCAGAAGATTGGAGGCAGGATCTTGAGCAGGCCTGGACCCGGGACTGGGAGATGTTGTTGTCAGTTCAACCTGATTTGAACATTGCAAAGCACTCGTTGTTTTCAGCTGTAAGACATCATGTTTGCTTTCACTAATAAAACCACAATGTGGCAATGTTGGACGACTCCTTTTGACTTCAGCAACCTTTTCTGCAGCCTCTTTCAAGGCAGAAACTGCCACATGGTAAATTTCTTCTGTGACGGAACCTTCTTTTGCAAATTTTATGGCCTCCTGACATAAATTATTATAAAGGACAGTGAGGGAATCTGCAGGATTACATTGTGTTCCTGCACCAAATCCTTCATTTTTAACTTCATTGGGATCTGCACTCTTTGCAGCAAAATCAGCAACTTCTCTAGAAGTAATGTTTGAGGTACCAGGGATCATTTTAGAATGTGATAGTGAATGGTTATGCTCCTTCTCAAATTTAGAAACCATCCATTTTCCAGAGTTCATCTTTTTCACTACAATCATGGCTTTGCAACCGACTCTAGTTATCATTCTCGGACGCTTTGTTTTCCCTTCATCTGTCATCACTTTCTTGGTCCGAAGTTCACGGAAGCCTTCCTTGGAACACACAATCTGGCGAGAAATAATTGAATTATCACGCCTTGAACGGCAGTATCTACTAATACGTGCACGAAAACCAGTTAGCCTTGCATAGTTTACATAGAAAAATTTTGCAGCTTCTTCCGATTCAAATTCCATACCCTCAAATGGCTCCTGAACAGGGTCCGCTTCAATAGAATGTGGCTTCTCGATTTGATCGCAGTCCTGATCAGCTGGCCTAGAATCAAGTCTTCTTGGTGGAACTGGTCCATGATTGTGGTTCTTTACGAATTTGGTAACCATCCATTTGCCAGGATCAAActttttaattaatatcattgccTTGCAACCAACTCTAGTACCTGCCCGTTCTTTCTGTTTTTGTTCAGAATGGAGGCCATCACAAGCACGGGTTTCATGAAATCCCTCTTTTGAACACACAATTCGACGAGAAATAACTGAATTATCACGTCTGGAGCGAGTATACCTGCTTATCCGAATTCGAAAACCTGCACTTCTTGCATATGTGCTGTAGAAATCCCTTGCGGCATCTTCAGACTCAAATTCCATTCCTTCATAAGGTGTTAATTCTGTGTCATCTTCAAGTCCAATTAATTTTTCAACTTCACAATCACGTGCCACTAAAGTCTCAGTAGTTCTAAGCACCTCTGTTAAGGAGTCCTTTTGCTCATTGCCTGGTTTTGACTCAATAGCTGTTCCGATTGCTGTCCCTTCCATGACCACCATCCACCGTCACAGAACTATGTAGATTTTCTAAACATCTCTTTCATGAACTTTCAGAAAAAGAGTGCAAGTCCAAAATCACCAAAACAGCGTACTAGTTACACATCAGGACACTCACGGTGCGCAGAGGTCGTTCAGATGTGGCCCTACCCGATGGTATGAGGAGTGAGGCACTGTAAGAAGATTCAAATAGTAAATGGTATTGATCAGATATTGGAGCAAGTGCCAAGTGGAACAAGCCTTGCAAAGTAGTAAAGGGAAACAACTGAATAGACATAAACTAAAAAGGCAACAAACTTTCTCAAACACATTAAAAGCAAAGGTAATTCAGAGGTATGCACAAAGTCTATTTGGGGGATCCCATCCAAGAACAGAAAATAGAGAATAATTATATCAGGTGGGGAGCTCAGATGCAAAATGCAACTGAAGTCTTTGCCACAAACTACAGAGACGTTACACTGAGTTAATGCACATCCGATGACAATATTTCAAAAGAGAAGGCACAATTTTTTACTGTTCACCTGGGTGGGGTGGGGAGGATTACTCTCCCACCTGAATTTATTCAGATTTTTTCTGGACAGGCAACCTGGGGGGCTGGGGGGATTTGAGCCCAGTTTTGGCATGGCGCCATAGTTACAAATGAAGTGAAGTGGGAAAGAATGGATCCCCAAAAGGTAGATAAGTCGGTGCATCTTCTCGGCAATCGGCATTGCCAAATGGCTGCAGTAGCTTTTATTCATATTTTGGCCCCAAACCGGCCTTGTCAGGATACAAGTTACAAAGATCAGAACCTAACAGTGGATGATTGTCCATCTAGAGGAAAAGAATTTGAAGAGGTTACAATGGTTCACATTGCCGAATCAAAAACTAGGCACAATTGCACATTGTGACTACTGCCGCATCCAGAACTACACTAAACATGACTAGTTGACTACCATCACACTGAAGATGAAGGTCCTACGGCAAGtgaagttaggccttgtttagttcgcaaaaattttcaagattccccgtcacatcgaatcttcggtcgtatgcatggagtattaaatatagacaaaaataaaaactaattgcacagtttacctgtaatttgtgagatgaatcttttgagcctagttactccatgattgaacaatgtttgtcaaataaaaacaaaatgctacagtagccaaaaaccaaaaatttcgcgaactaaacaaggcctaaatcaccTTTTTGTGCTGTCAGAACCCCAGAGGCACAAAGCAGTGTCTATTAAATGCCACATCTTCATACAAGGCCATGAATTGTGCAAAATGTCTGTTCAAAGGCTTCAGTTTAAGCATCATGCTTCTGTTTCAACGGGACAGCGTCTAGTCAAAGGCCATTTTATGTCTTCTGGGTGGCTTTTCTAGGAAAGGAAAGATACAGAGGAAACATCCTTACTATTGAAGTTGCACCCTTTTCTGTTACTTTTTCTGAAAGTCACTGCTTCCGGTGGGTACTATTCATCAGATTGCAATAGTTGCATGATTCCATAAGGTGAACATGCCACTTGTCTGACATGTACGTTATTCTGGTGCTACCTAAAACCGCAGAAGATTCTACTGTCTCTGCTCCTCCAGAGTTCTTATCAAGAAGCATAGAATCGATCAATACTTAATTGTAAACTGTTGTATTAGGTTTGAGTATGTGAACGAAAGTAAAATGGTACAACTCGACcatccaaaaaaaatatttattgccATGCATGGAACGAAGATATCACGCTTAAAGCGAGAAAGCAACGAGCTTTATGAGCTCTTAATCAGGAAAAGGCGATATCTGTTGAAAAACCAAAGGGAGTAATCAGAAACGAACAGCACCTACCTTTTCCCGAGAAGATCGTCGGGTACCCTCGACAAGCATAGCTGAGGCGTGTCCCGATCGCCCCAGAACCCAGACCAGCGCCAAGAACACCGAGAACGGAACCAGGAACCAGCACGACGGCAGGTCGAGGCGGTCTAATCGAACTCACAGGCTACCGAGAAACCCGCACGGCGCCGCAAGAACCGCCGGTGCAGCAACCCGACGCGGTGAGATCGCCGCCACCGTCCATTGTTGCCACCGCCAGGAAAGGAAAGGGAAGGGGACGACGATTAGTGGGGGTTGCTTGGGGTTGTGGGGGCGCGGGGGATCGATTAAAGAAAGCGGACGAGACGGGGAGTGGGGAGGGCGGAGGAGACGACGAGGGCGAGCGGGGAGGATGAGGCCGGATCTCCGGAGCCACGAAACGGACGGCGGAGAACCGCGCGCGCGGGCGGAGGGCGGGGATGCCAAGGAGGCGGAGGGAGGCGCGCGGGAGGTACGTGTAGCCGTCACGCTCGAGTCAAGTGGCGCGGCTGCCCAAGTGGATAAACGAGTCGTGGTGAGGCGGGCCATGACGCTGACGTGGGCCTACCGGGCCCCGCCTGCAGCGAGAGGGACGGGAAACGGACGGCCGCGTCGTCGTGCAATCGCGTCCTTGTCATCCGCCCGCCGGAGGGAGATTTCTTTTTTCATGAAAAAATTCATAtgcatagttcaagcatactaCAATAATTAGTccatcataaaaatttcatcacaattaaATCATAGAAATTGCAACTATGTACTAATTATTAAAAAGCTTTAGATCTAAagttataaaaaataatactaaaatataccatattatatatttactgcGTAGATATACTCATATGGAGTCAAAAAAATTAgactttttattttataattttctgtgatttactatggcTCTTCAAATATTTAGACGAATTAAACAGTTTTAGAGTTAAAGGAGGAAAAAACAATTTGCAAAAGTTAAGAAAAGTAACGTGGACTTTTTGCTTTAGCTGAAAACAGGTGCGCCTGCAAACTGCAATTCAGTTTTAGGTGGGCTGGACCAACTGCGTACTGGGCCTCAAATTGGGCCTTTTTCTCATGTATGCGCGAGGACCGAGGATTCTCCAGCCCGTCCCCGCCCCACTGCTGCCCCTTCCTCATCCCAGCGAACGACCCTGCACGCAATCTGCTGAGCCGCCCCGGAGGGACGCCCCTTGcaatcgtcgccgtcgtcgccgtCCACCTCCTCTCCCGGCGTGGAGCGGGAGAGAACCTGTCCGCACTCAGAGCCTGGTTGTCATTCCGTGGTATGAGACCTAACTTGCCTCGATGGATTTTTCTCAAAGTTTCGTTTTCCGGGCAATTAAATCCAAACGTTTGTTTCTCCCCATCGGTTCCTCATTGTTTATTTGATGCTTAGTGGAGCACTGATCTGGCAATTAATCCATCCGCGGTTCTGTTGGGCTCGATTAACCTATTCAGCACGCGCTAGGTCCATCTCAGATGTGCCCCATAGGGTTTTGGGTGCGGTTTAAGTCCCAGATAAGGAAAAATGTGGGTTCAACTGCTCCTGTTCATTTCCAATTAGTATGAATCTATGGCTTGGTTGTTGCATTGATTGAGATGGTCTAGATATTGTATTGGGTAGTAGCTGTACATTCAAGAGAAACAATTGGGCCCTTtcatcccaaaaaattttgggtttgggtctttcattttgcataatggaactaaacaccatgcaaatattttggcaaaaaggtggctattctccattttagattttggcctcaagaggccaaaccccccaccaccaccaccaaaaaaAGCCTCAAGAGGCCCTCATGGAACTAAACAGTAAACATAACCctaaaaattttggcattttgcattccatCATTCCAAAGTAGTTGCCATTTTGTATTTTGCATTTTGTGGGGGAACTAACACCCCCTGAATACAAAGGTGCATATTCTCAAAAAAAATGTATGTGATCATGTGTTTTAAGTCCCCATTCTCCTTAGAATCAAAGACAACAGAGGTGCATTTGTTTATGGGTGCTCTAAGGCATGGACATTTGGCCACAGAGAAATACACCGTAGTCCGTAGATATGCATTTTTTCCCCAAGTGGTGTTGTCCATTTTCCTTTCTTGTCTACTTGTTCTTGATATACTGTTGTTTTGCTTCGTAGGGAGCTCAACTTGAGTCTAAAATATTCAGATATTGCTAGAGATGTTGGGTCATGGTCTAGCCACCGATGCCTCAAGAACCTTGCAATGTCCAGCTACTTCAAGGGTATCAAGTGCACCCTTGGGGCTTGTTTCTTCGATGAGTTTCAACAGGAGATGCAAGGAAAAGAACAAAATCTTCACCAATGTGGATAGGTATAGTTTCTTACACGTCTTGCGAGTTGCGACTCAGCCTCAAAGCTTTTGTCTAATTTCTGCTGTGATTGAGAAATACAATTTCTCATCCAAATCCTTCAATGCAGATACACAAAGTACAGTACTTCTTTCTGTTATGCACCAAGAAATGCCAGAATCACACCACTGGCAACTGCATCGTTTGGGGATATGGCTGATTCTTCAACTCGTGAGTATTTGTTACCCATGTCTATGGCAAAAGAATCTTACATAATTAGTTTATATATACTTGAGATTGTGTGGCTCTCTTTTCATATTGAATTTCAGTAGTAACTTGTTCTCCAGAGTCCAGAATAATTGATCTTACATAAACATTGAATGTTGTCATTGCCAAGTGCACCGCATTTGACATTCGTGTATGTAGGGAACGAGTAATTTCGGTAATCAGTATCACCTGTTTCTGTCCCCCACCTTCTTTTACAGATTACATGTACCTGTGATTGACCTTTTGATTTTGTTTTTTTGTAACAGTTCTTCTGTATAATAATCATTGAGCATCCTTTTTGACTGCTTGATTTTATTTCAGCTATCTTTCCCAGAATCCATGTAAAAGATCCATATCAGCGTCTCGGAATCAGCAGGGAAGCATCGGAAGAAGAAATCCGTGCTGCTAGGAACTATCTGATAAGCAAGTATGCAGGCCACAAGCCAAGTGTTGATGCAATTGAGTCTGCCCATGACAGGATTATCATGCAGAGTTTCTTTGATAGGAAAAAGCCAAAAATGAATCTCAAGAAAAAATTTAGGGAACTTAGTCAGTCACGTGCAGTGAAGGCTATTCAAGGCAGATTTCAAACACCACGTAGCAAAGTCATTTGGCAGACAGCTATTGCATTTGTCTTGCTTGGAGTGCTTACCCTTGCTTTCCCTACTGAAGAAGGGCCAACCCTCCAGGTTGCTCTCTCTTGTGCAGCAAATATCTATTTCATTTATCAGAGGGTCAAAAGTGGATGGCGAGCATTCTTTTTTGGGTATGTTTTCTTCTTATTCTAGGATTTTAGTTTATTGAGTATACATCTGCATTGGCTTATGATTTTCTCTACAATTGCATTTGTTTTGGATTCATTTACTCTGTATATATATTAGATATGGTGCAACCATTTTTAATCTGTAGCAttttcttcccattgagaaaagtATTTTTTTCATCAATAAATCCTATTGTGGTACTTGAGCCACAGTAGGACATCCCACCACCAGAATATTTTTCTAGCTCCTGCAGCGGTGCTAAGTATGTCTGTTCTGGTGCCAATGGTCTGCCCGCCAATGTCTTCAGGCTGTACAAGCCAGATATGTGGTGGCGCATATTTTCTCACCGCATGCGTATGCAGTGGCAGATCCAGAAACAACTCAGAGGGGGGGGGGCTAAAAATAGTGCAAGGTATTTTTAGGGCACATCAGATAGGACTAAATCTATATTTTTATGGGTTATCTTAGGCTGGATAAAGGAACTATTAAAGGGATTTCTGGGCCGCGCCCCGGGCTGCAGCCCGGGCAGCCTGGGGCCTGGATCCGCCCCTATGCGTATGGTTCATAAAAGAAGTAAAGAACCTTTGCATTCTCATATCCTGTAAGCAAGCAAATGCAAAATAGATGATCTCCTTGTCTAATCCTTATCTGGTAGTCATGAACTTCTTCCACTGACAGGTCCATTATTTCAAAATATGCTGGGAGATGTATTTATGTTCCTGTGACTGTATTGCAGTGGTCAATGGTAGAGCTTGGACGTAACAACTTAGCACTTTGGTTTGGAAGTAAAAATTATTGTAAACATATATATTTTAGCATTGTAGGTTAGCCTGCAGATATATTGTTGTTCTGATATTTACAAGTTAAGATTTTAGCTGTGTGATAGAAGTTAAGAGGCTACTGAATGGAGTAGAAAATGCACCCTAGGTCCTTAAACTTTTCATGGATTCTCAGTTGGGTGCGCAAACTCAAAAGTGCATATCTGGGTCCTCAATGTACTGCTAATTCTCACTTGGGTCCTCGAACTAAAAAAGTGACCTGCTGGGTCCAAAATCTACTGTAGTGATCGATTAAAGGTCCAAGCCACCGCTAGCTGCCTACGTGGCCATGCGCCCATGCTCTTGCAATCCTCTCTCTTGCAGTTCACCTCTCTTTGTATGTTCCATGGCCACTGAGTGTGCCTCCAGAGTGCAGACGTAGCTGCAAGACCCACGGGCAAGTCACACAGGCGCAACTGTGAGGCAGGTGTGGGACCAAAGGGAGACATAGGAGGGTGTGGACATGGAGGAGATGGGGGAGGGAGAGGGGTGTTTTCTGAGGCAGATACACCAGATTGGCCCAGAGACCAGAGGGTATATATTTGTTATTGAACACTGCATGAACTGGCATTTTTCAGAATTTGTTTAGATTGGTTTGGACCAGAGGGTAGATATTTGGCTTGATAATAATAAGCAGAGTATAACTGTTTTGGCTGAATAGCGTCTTCTAAGTGGGCCCACCAACATTTCCTGTCAAGTCATCGCAATTGCTATAGCTGAGATTAACATACACTATTCTCAGTGCTTgctttagtattttttttaagtaagcaGTCTTTGGCATCTTAAGTTGTGAATATTAACCTTTGTGTACATTGCTTTAGGTGAttcttttaaaataaaactttaGTTGTTTTTTTAAATATTGTTTTCTGCTTTAGATGGTTCCTGATGCTGAGATTTATGTGATCTTTCAGGTTTGGTTCTTTCTTTGCTTCCTGGTTCCTtggcactttcttgatggtatCTGTAATTCCTCCTATACTCCCGGGTCCAAGAAACTTGGAAGTGAGCACCGCGTGTGTTACTTATGTGCTCCTTTTCATATCATCGACCTTCTTGAAGTAAGAGATTCATCGTGTTTCCATGTTAGCCCAATGTCCTGCAGAAGTTATAAACATGGTATCCTACTTCAAATAGCTTGTACAATCCATCGGCTTTTTCTTTGTTTGTTTCACGTTCGTGGAG contains:
- the LOC8078835 gene encoding uncharacterized protein LOC8078835; translated protein: MVVMEGTAIGTAIESKPGNEQKDSLTEVLRTTETLVARDCEVEKLIGLEDDTELTPYEGMEFESEDAARDFYSTYARSAGFRIRISRYTRSRRDNSVISRRIVCSKEGFHETRACDGLHSEQKQKERAGTRVGCKAMILIKKFDPGKWMVTKFVKNHNHGPVPPRRLDSRPADQDCDQIEKPHSIEADPVQEPFEGMEFESEEAAKFFYVNYARLTGFRARISRYCRSRRDNSIISRQIVCSKEGFRELRTKKVMTDEGKTKRPRMITRVGCKAMIVVKKMNSGKWMVSKFEKEHNHSLSHSKMIPGTSNITSREVADFAAKSADPNEVKNEGFGAGTQCNPADSLTVLYNNLCQEAIKFAKEGSVTEEIYHVAVSALKEAAEKVAEVKRSRPTLPHCGFISESKHDVLQLKTTSALQCSNQVELTTTSPSPGSRPAQDPASNLLLIPTKILTDSGLYDGVDTVVPLSRGFPKNGRQGTHTSESSVMHFETTKTSSQKSQNTCSNKLIHGKEQVIHGSSEDSMVAIPAIPLALCMPVTQNLPGSSAEVPYRLLAAPIQAVPISYCPAEPIRQPQKGICALSPFGGVLSELNNHGTGPKSLVHATALACGARVVPLEEAASLINAIESKIRSGGAIIAKVPSSNLTSPVPPSIAMSSSSEDEEHDPSEPLMVDIDRNFNQQSSDEMKLQSEPSESETEADN
- the LOC110433070 gene encoding protein CHAPERONE-LIKE PROTEIN OF POR1, chloroplastic — translated: MLGHGLATDASRTLQCPATSRVSSAPLGLVSSMSFNRRCKEKNKIFTNVDRYTKYSTSFCYAPRNARITPLATASFGDMADSSTPIFPRIHVKDPYQRLGISREASEEEIRAARNYLISKYAGHKPSVDAIESAHDRIIMQSFFDRKKPKMNLKKKFRELSQSRAVKAIQGRFQTPRSKVIWQTAIAFVLLGVLTLAFPTEEGPTLQVALSCAANIYFIYQRVKSGWRAFFFGFGSFFASWFLGTFLMVSVIPPILPGPRNLEVSTACVTYVLLFISSTFLK